The genomic window TTCGCGCCGGATTTTCCCCGTGGGTGATGATCGCGCGCGGCCGCGAAGGCGCGACAACGGCGAACCAGTTCAGCAGGTCGTGTTGTCCGGCGTGCGCACTCAATCCACCCATGGTGTGAATCGACGCGCGAACAACGCATTCTTCTCCAAGGATGGTAACCGACTTCTTGCCATCAACGAGTTGTCGTCCGAGTGTTCCGGGTGATTGAAAGCCCACGATCAGGATCGCCGTTTCCGGCCGGTATAGATTGTGCCGCAGGTGGTGCACGATCCGCCCGCCGGTACACATGCCATTGCCGGCCATGATCATACACGGCCCTTTCTTGTTATTGAGTTCCCTGGATTCATCGGCCGTCGGACAGAAGCGTACGCTCTGAAGTTGGCGACGCAACTCGCCGGATTTCACCATAGCCTGCGCTTCCTCATCGAATAGCTCGTTATGCCGGCCGTACACCTTTGTTGCCTCGATGGCCAATGGACTATCGACATAAATCGGAAATCGCGGCAGAGTCTTGTTACGGAATGCTGCCGCCAGGAGATAGAGCAGCAACTGAGTTCGTCCGACCGCAAACACCGGCACGAGAATTTTAGCCCTGGCCTCGATCGCCTTTTCGACAATGTGTCGCGCCTCGATGGCCGTCTCTCGAAGCGATCGGTGATTCCGATCTCCATAGGTCGACTCCATGATGACCGCATCGGCTCGCTCGAAGGGAACGGGATCGTTCAGCAGCGGCGCCCCTCGCGCCCCCAGGTCCCCGGAAAAGATTATGACCTTTTTTCGACCGTCCTCCTCCACAGTGAGCTCGACGCTGGCCGAGCCGATCACATGCCCGGCGTCCACTAAACGCGCGTGAATGCCCGGCGCGACCTTGATGATCTGATCATAGGCGACAGCCCTGACCAGCGGACGCAGGCCACGTACATCTTTCTCTTCGTACAGTGGTTCGAGCGGCGCCAGACCGGAGCGCGCTCTTTTTCGGTTCTCGCGCTCAAGATCTGCTTGTTGAAGATAGAACGCATCGCGGAGAATCAACGTCGCTACATCGATCGTCGCTTGAGTCGCATAGATCGGACCCTGGTACCCATGCTTGGTGAGCAGCGGCAAGCGTCCGACATGGTCGAGATGGGCGTGGGTGAGTACCACCGCATCGAGCCTGCCGCCTTCGAGTTTCGCCCGATGGCGATTCTTCGCCCGTTCTTCCTTACTGCCCTGGAATAATCCGCAATCAACCAGCACGCTTGCGTGCTTCGTCGTGACGTGATAGGCAGAGCCGGTGACGCCACCCGTTGCGCCATGGAAGTAGATTTTCATCTGCGTCTCTCTTTCAGTACGGCCAAGTCCACTTGGCGACCTCCGGCCGGTCGGTGCCATGTTCGTGGGCGTAGCGCAGATTGTCTATGATGGCGTTCTTCATTTCTTCCTTCAGATGCGCAGCCTTCGTGCGCAGCTTCGGCACCCGATCGATTACGTCGATCACCAGATGGAAACGGGAGGTTTCGTTCAGCATCGCCAGCTCCAGCGGTGTATTGATGTTGCCCTTTTCCTTGTAGCCGCGCACGTGCAGGTTGTCGTGCCCCTTGAAACGATACGAGAGTTTGTGGATGAGCCAGGGATAGCCGTGGAAGTTAAAGATGATCGGTTTATCCGTGGTGAACAGGCTGTCGAACTCGCGCTCCGTCGACCCATGCGGATGCTCGGATACCGGCTGCAGCTTGAACAGATCCACTACGTTGACGAAGCGCAGCTTCAGATCCGGCACTCGCTCGCGCAGGATCGCGGCAGCGGCCAACGCCTCCATGGTAACCACGTCACCGCAGGAAGCCAATACGACATCAGGCTCCTCGCCCGCATCAGTGCTCGCCCGCCTCCAGATGCCGAGGCCCTTCGCGCAGTGAATGATCGCCTCGTCCATTGTGGCAAATTGTAGATGCTTCTGTTTATCGGCAACGATAACGTTGATACAGTCGGTGCTGCGCAGGCACTGATCCGCGACGGTCAAGAGCGTATTGGCGTCTGGCGGCAGATAGACACGCGTGACCGATGGGCCCTTGTTGGTCACCAGATCGATGAATCCGGGATCCTGATGAGAAAAACCGTTGTGGTCCTGGCGCCAGACCGTGGAGGACAGCAGGATGTTCTCGGAAGCGACCGAGGCCCGCCACGGAACATGATTTTTGCTGATGTCCAGCCACTTGGCGTGCTGGTTGAACATGGAATCGATGACATGGGCAAAGGCTTCATAGGTGTGAAACAACCCATGACGGCCCGTGAGCAGATATCCCTCCAGCCAGCCGATTAAGGTGTGCTCGGAAAGCATCTCCATGACGCGCCCATCACGGGACAGCTCACCGCCGTCGGCGTCCTCCGGCAACATATCCGCCATCCAGGTCTTTTTGCTCACCTCGTAGACAGCCTGGAGCCGATTTGAGGCGGTCTCGTCGGGGCCGAAGACACGGAAATTCGTCATGTTGTTCTTCATCACATCGCGCAGGAACTCGCCCAGAGGTTTGGTGTTCTCGTATGCCACTGCGCCTCGATCAGGAACTTCTACAGCGTATTTGCGAAAGTCTGGCAGCTTGAGTTCTTTGCGCAACAGCCCGCCGTTGGCATGGGGGTTGGCGCTCATACGCCGATGTCCTTTGGGCGCCAGGGCCTTGAGCTCGGGCACGAGCCTGCCGCTCGCATCGAATAGCTCCTCAGGCTTATAGCTCCGCATCCAGTCTTCCAGGAGCTTCAGGTTCGCCGGATTGTCGCGCACGTCGGCAAAGGGCACCTGGTGCGAGCGCCAGAAAGCCTCCACCTTGTGTCCCCTGATCTCCTTCGGCCCGGTCCAA from Candidatus Methylomirabilis tolerans includes these protein-coding regions:
- a CDS encoding MBL fold metallo-hydrolase produces the protein MKIYFHGATGGVTGSAYHVTTKHASVLVDCGLFQGSKEERAKNRHRAKLEGGRLDAVVLTHAHLDHVGRLPLLTKHGYQGPIYATQATIDVATLILRDAFYLQQADLERENRKRARSGLAPLEPLYEEKDVRGLRPLVRAVAYDQIIKVAPGIHARLVDAGHVIGSASVELTVEEDGRKKVIIFSGDLGARGAPLLNDPVPFERADAVIMESTYGDRNHRSLRETAIEARHIVEKAIEARAKILVPVFAVGRTQLLLYLLAAAFRNKTLPRFPIYVDSPLAIEATKVYGRHNELFDEEAQAMVKSGELRRQLQSVRFCPTADESRELNNKKGPCMIMAGNGMCTGGRIVHHLRHNLYRPETAILIVGFQSPGTLGRQLVDGKKSVTILGEECVVRASIHTMGGLSAHAGQHDLLNWFAVVAPSRPRAIITHGENPARKALSDLIRSRHGLRPECPNLGDVIEI
- a CDS encoding phosphoketolase family protein; this encodes MELMNAYWRACNYLSVGMIYLKDNPLLKEPLKTEDVKHRLLGHWGASPALSFVWLHLNRMIVKHDLDVIFVAGPGHGAPGVLGPAYLEGAYSEVYPDKSEDAEGMQKFFKQFSFPGHIGSHVTPETPGSIHEGGELGYSLSHAYGMALDNPDLIVACVVGDGEAETGPLATAWHSNKFINPVRDGAVLPILNLNGYKIANPTILSRVSHEELEALFVGYGYTPYFVEGSDPAQMHQKMAATLEEAIGEIRAQQKTARESNNPFRPRWPMIVLRSPKGWTGPKEIRGHKVEAFWRSHQVPFADVRDNPANLKLLEDWMRSYKPEELFDASGRLVPELKALAPKGHRRMSANPHANGGLLRKELKLPDFRKYAVEVPDRGAVAYENTKPLGEFLRDVMKNNMTNFRVFGPDETASNRLQAVYEVSKKTWMADMLPEDADGGELSRDGRVMEMLSEHTLIGWLEGYLLTGRHGLFHTYEAFAHVIDSMFNQHAKWLDISKNHVPWRASVASENILLSSTVWRQDHNGFSHQDPGFIDLVTNKGPSVTRVYLPPDANTLLTVADQCLRSTDCINVIVADKQKHLQFATMDEAIIHCAKGLGIWRRASTDAGEEPDVVLASCGDVVTMEALAAAAILRERVPDLKLRFVNVVDLFKLQPVSEHPHGSTEREFDSLFTTDKPIIFNFHGYPWLIHKLSYRFKGHDNLHVRGYKEKGNINTPLELAMLNETSRFHLVIDVIDRVPKLRTKAAHLKEEMKNAIIDNLRYAHEHGTDRPEVAKWTWPY